From a region of the Lactuca sativa cultivar Salinas chromosome 4, Lsat_Salinas_v11, whole genome shotgun sequence genome:
- the LOC111921570 gene encoding uncharacterized protein LOC111921570 translates to MASSRFSVASSSAMLLVLVFLSSMAQGDDINIPPTLSPFFDNICDQVNCGKGNCSVDLGKPFQFVCQCEPGWKRTRSTDDNEEDDHQFLPCVIPNCTLDYSCMPAAPPSPPIPDNISVFDPCYWTYCGEGTCTKNLSYTYTHTCECNPGYTNLMNTSHFPCFSNCAIGADCRRLGIRVLEATSPSGDQSQGMRFLPGGFHGIEIIVISVIMALWK, encoded by the exons ATGGCTTCCTCCAGATTTTCAGTGGCTTCCTCTTCTGCCATGCTACTTGTTCTTGTATTCCTATCTTCCATGGCTCAAGGAGACGATATCAATATACCACCTACTCTCTCGCCTTTCTTTG ACAACATCTGTGATCAAGTCAATTGTGGTAAAGGAAACTGCTCGGTTGATCTCGGCAAACCATTTCAATTCGTTTGCCAGTGTGAACCTGGATGGAAGAGGACTCGTTCCACCGACGACAACGAAGAAGATGATCATCAGTTTCTTCCTTGCGTCATTCCCAACT GTACCCTAGACTACTCGTGCATGCCGGCTGCTCCTCCAAGTCCACCAATTCCTGATAATATCTCTGTCTTCGATC ctTGCTACTGGACATACTGTGGAGAAGGTACATGCACCAAGAATCTTTCGTATACATATACGCATACATGTGAATGCAATCCCGGATACACCAATCTCATGAACACCTCGCATTTTCCATGCTTCAGCAACT GTGCTATTGGAGCCGACTGCAGAAGACTTGGGATACGGGTATTGGAAGCCACCTCTCCTTCTGGTGATCAAAGTCAAG GTATGAGATTTCTTCCTGGAGGCTTTCATGGGATTGAAATTATAGTTATATCTGTTATCATGGCTCTGTGGAAATAG